A region of Deinococcus multiflagellatus DNA encodes the following proteins:
- a CDS encoding isopeptide-forming domain-containing fimbrial protein: protein MRLALALSLGTAALAAPTPAGTTITNTAIFTTDEADTQSNPVTLTVRDVCGVALSPAAQQASGQVGQLTAFTFTLFNTGNVTSTYPLQALGTQTGQGATAGANVALLNLSGQTLTPPTVTLAAGERRDVVLGVTPQGAGVAVGRLRASCSAVVDAEGLARVDASLVPLVATKAVDKAQAKPGDILTYTVTVTNPNLATVTDVRVTDTLDARLKYLDAQQPAGVAGQTVTFQLPSLPAGSQVSFTFRAQLDTLTDDVLVDNAAQVTSTELRAPVPTNTVRTHVWDPSLAITKVSGQLHAGVGDALNYTLTVTNTSMSARLERFTVQDHLPRGLHLDAATLRLNGQLATDLDPDPQVIQVSGDHLAPGQAVRLTYVATVTPEALGYLTLRNVAQAWAVSPSRPNEPVRTPEVDAIVRVNAPGLGVLLGRVYLDLNGNRRFDTTDRPVKGARLVVSGVATALTDAEGRYAIPNLRAGQYAVGLDRASVPYSADVLSGSLLMPGTRLVTLSEVVAADFPLLPPTGTGTAARSAEIDGGSWRVMKTVQRTSPLVVLVTLTLKATKPITLDLSDPLPPGAALQSGVPTWRGQVDAGQTVTLQYTFTSALPDASLTTDPAVQVQGAAK, encoded by the coding sequence GTGCGTCTCGCGCTCGCGCTGAGCCTGGGGACCGCCGCGCTCGCGGCCCCGACGCCAGCCGGCACGACCATCACCAACACAGCCATCTTCACCACTGACGAAGCCGACACTCAAAGCAACCCCGTCACGCTTACGGTTCGGGACGTGTGTGGCGTGGCCCTGAGTCCCGCAGCGCAGCAGGCCTCTGGCCAAGTAGGACAGCTCACTGCCTTCACGTTCACGCTGTTCAACACCGGCAACGTTACGTCCACCTATCCGCTGCAGGCGCTGGGCACGCAGACGGGTCAAGGCGCAACGGCAGGGGCCAATGTGGCCCTGCTGAACCTATCGGGTCAGACACTGACGCCACCCACCGTCACGCTCGCAGCGGGCGAACGCCGCGACGTGGTGCTGGGCGTGACCCCGCAGGGGGCGGGCGTTGCGGTGGGCCGACTGCGTGCTTCGTGCTCGGCGGTTGTCGATGCCGAGGGCCTGGCCCGCGTGGACGCTTCGCTTGTGCCGCTGGTTGCCACCAAAGCTGTGGATAAGGCACAGGCCAAGCCAGGGGACATCCTGACGTACACCGTCACGGTCACGAATCCCAATCTGGCCACGGTCACTGATGTGCGTGTCACTGACACGCTCGATGCACGCCTCAAATATCTGGATGCCCAGCAGCCCGCAGGGGTTGCAGGCCAGACCGTGACGTTTCAGCTGCCTTCCCTGCCTGCGGGCTCTCAGGTCTCATTCACCTTCAGGGCCCAACTCGACACCCTTACGGATGACGTGCTGGTGGACAACGCGGCGCAGGTGACCAGCACTGAACTCCGAGCTCCTGTACCCACCAACACCGTGCGGACCCATGTCTGGGATCCCAGCCTGGCCATTACCAAGGTCAGCGGGCAACTGCATGCGGGGGTCGGCGACGCCCTGAATTACACGCTGACGGTCACCAACACCAGCATGTCAGCGCGGCTGGAGCGGTTTACCGTGCAAGACCATTTGCCCCGGGGATTGCATCTGGACGCCGCAACGCTGCGCCTAAACGGACAACTCGCAACCGACCTGGATCCCGATCCTCAAGTGATCCAAGTCAGCGGTGACCACCTCGCACCTGGGCAGGCGGTGCGGCTGACCTACGTCGCCACGGTGACGCCCGAGGCGCTGGGGTACCTCACACTCCGCAACGTGGCGCAGGCCTGGGCCGTCAGTCCGTCTCGTCCGAATGAGCCTGTCCGGACGCCTGAAGTCGACGCCATCGTTCGAGTGAATGCGCCGGGGCTGGGGGTTTTGTTGGGCCGCGTTTACCTTGATCTCAACGGCAATCGGCGGTTTGACACCACTGACCGGCCTGTGAAGGGCGCCAGGCTCGTGGTTTCCGGCGTCGCGACTGCGCTCACCGATGCTGAAGGCCGCTACGCGATTCCAAACCTGCGGGCCGGTCAGTATGCCGTGGGCCTTGACCGGGCAAGCGTGCCGTACAGCGCCGACGTGCTGTCTGGCTCGCTCCTTATGCCCGGAACGCGCTTGGTCACCTTGTCTGAAGTGGTGGCCGCCGACTTTCCCCTCCTCCCACCAACAGGAACAGGGACAGCCGCCCGAAGCGCAGAGATTGATGGCGGGAGCTGGCGCGTAATGAAGACCGTGCAGCGGACCTCACCACTGGTGGTGCTGGTGACACTCACGCTCAAGGCTACAAAGCCCATCACGCTTGACTTAAGTGACCCTCTCCCCCCTGGAGCGGCCCTTCAGTCAGGCGTGCCTACCTGGCGCGGCCAGGTGGATGCAGGGCAGACCGTGACCCTCCAGTACACATTCACGTCCGCGCTACCGGACGCGTCTCTGACCACAGATCCTGCAGTGCAGGTCCAAGGAGCTGCCAAGTGA